A portion of the Celeribacter baekdonensis genome contains these proteins:
- a CDS encoding RNA polymerase sigma factor codes for MKDDMRAKRGSPEHGMTPEAFKAEMIPLLPRLRRFALSLTRSNADADDLLQEACATALQKWQSYDPMQPMDRWLFRLVRNIWISEIRKRNVRHGRGLVPAEDSTELRTDETSEDRLNAIQVQAKVSDLPDELAQPLMLVCAEGYSYREVADLLDIPIGTVMSRVHRARKTLAAHFSASEVTVQ; via the coding sequence ATGAAAGATGACATGCGTGCAAAACGCGGTAGCCCTGAGCACGGTATGACACCTGAAGCGTTCAAAGCAGAAATGATCCCCCTCCTGCCGCGCTTGCGGCGTTTTGCGTTAAGTTTGACGCGATCGAACGCGGATGCGGATGATCTCTTGCAAGAGGCCTGTGCCACAGCGCTGCAAAAATGGCAGTCCTACGACCCGATGCAGCCCATGGACCGCTGGCTCTTTCGACTTGTTCGCAACATCTGGATCAGCGAAATACGCAAACGAAACGTGCGGCACGGTCGGGGACTTGTCCCCGCTGAAGACAGCACGGAACTCAGAACGGATGAGACGTCCGAAGATCGTCTCAATGCGATACAGGTCCAAGCAAAGGTCAGCGACCTTCCAGACGAGTTGGCACAACCTTTGATGTTGGTTTGCGCCGAAGGGTACAGTTACCGCGAGGTTGCGGATTTACTAGACATTCCAATTGGGACCGTGATGAGCCGTGTTCATCGGGCTCGCAAAACGCTTGCAGCCCATTTTTCCGCGTCGGAGGTCACCGTACAATGA
- a CDS encoding beta-ketoacyl-ACP synthase III — protein sequence MQQVVISGTGVFTPPYAISNDELVASFNAYVALYNAENADEIAAGTVEAKAPSSSAFITAASGIESRYVMDKEGVLDPTRMCPRYAPRADDTPSMMAEMALDAATKALEMAGVAAADIDLIICAASNMERAYPAMGVEIQQVLGAGGFAFDMNVACSSATFGIQAAADMIRAGSVKRALVICPEITSGHLEWRDRDCHFIFGDVATAVVLEAEEVAQKPLFKLRSTRCATQFSNNIRNNMGFLRRAHDQMDDRRDMQFMQNGRKVFKEVLPMVSHHIAQHMADEGLDATALKRLWLHQANKAMNDYIGKKVLGRVPEPGEQPNILQDYANTSSAGSIIAFAKHSDGMASGDLGLICSFGAGYSVGSVVVEKV from the coding sequence ATGCAACAGGTTGTGATCAGTGGGACCGGGGTGTTCACGCCGCCCTACGCCATTTCGAACGATGAACTCGTCGCCTCCTTTAACGCCTATGTCGCGCTTTATAATGCCGAAAACGCCGATGAAATCGCGGCGGGAACGGTGGAGGCCAAGGCGCCGTCTTCGTCGGCGTTCATCACCGCCGCGTCTGGCATTGAATCGCGCTACGTGATGGACAAAGAGGGGGTTTTGGACCCTACCCGGATGTGCCCGCGCTATGCGCCGCGCGCCGATGATACCCCCTCGATGATGGCAGAAATGGCATTGGATGCAGCGACCAAGGCGCTTGAGATGGCGGGTGTGGCCGCCGCTGACATCGACCTGATCATCTGTGCCGCCTCCAATATGGAACGTGCCTATCCGGCGATGGGGGTTGAAATCCAACAGGTTTTGGGCGCGGGTGGCTTTGCCTTTGATATGAATGTCGCATGTTCGTCGGCCACGTTCGGGATTCAGGCCGCGGCTGACATGATCCGCGCGGGCTCAGTCAAACGCGCTTTGGTAATCTGTCCGGAAATCACCTCTGGGCATTTGGAGTGGCGCGACCGCGATTGCCATTTCATCTTTGGCGATGTGGCCACCGCTGTGGTGCTTGAGGCGGAGGAGGTGGCACAAAAGCCGCTGTTCAAGCTACGCTCGACCCGTTGCGCGACGCAGTTCTCCAACAACATTCGCAACAATATGGGCTTTTTGCGCCGGGCGCATGATCAAATGGACGATCGCCGGGACATGCAGTTCATGCAAAACGGCCGCAAAGTGTTCAAAGAGGTGTTGCCCATGGTGTCGCACCATATTGCGCAGCACATGGCGGACGAGGGTCTTGATGCGACGGCGCTTAAGCGCCTTTGGTTGCATCAGGCCAATAAGGCGATGAACGATTACATCGGCAAAAAGGTTCTGGGCCGGGTGCCGGAGCCGGGCGAGCAACCGAATATTTTGCAAGACTACGCCAACACCTCCTCGGCGGGGTCGATCATTGCCTTTGCCAAACATTCGGATGGCATGGCGTCGGGTGATTTGGGCCTGATCTGTTCGTTTGGCGCGGGCTATTCGGTCGGGTCTGTGGTGGTGGAAAAGGTCTAA
- a CDS encoding UPF0262 family protein — protein sequence MSKLLSVEIDEAGLAPPTPEIEQERKVAIFDLLEDNSFALPARDDRTVPAGPFNLLLAIRERRLVFDLTSESGDKAAEFHLSLGPFRQVVKDYFQICESYFDAVKKMPPSQIEAIDMARRGIHNEGARVLQERLEGKAEVDIDTARRLFTLICVLHWG from the coding sequence ATGAGTAAACTTTTATCTGTTGAGATTGACGAGGCTGGGCTTGCCCCACCGACGCCTGAGATCGAACAAGAGCGTAAAGTTGCGATTTTCGACCTGTTGGAAGACAACAGCTTTGCCCTCCCCGCACGCGATGATCGCACAGTGCCCGCAGGTCCGTTCAACTTGCTTTTGGCCATTCGCGAACGCCGTCTGGTGTTTGATCTGACCTCAGAGAGCGGTGATAAAGCTGCGGAATTTCACCTCTCACTTGGCCCGTTTCGGCAGGTGGTCAAAGATTATTTCCAAATCTGTGAAAGCTATTTCGACGCGGTCAAAAAGATGCCCCCCAGCCAGATCGAGGCCATCGACATGGCCCGGCGCGGCATTCACAACGAAGGTGCGCGGGTGTTGCAAGAGCGGCTTGAGGGCAAGGCCGAGGTCGACATCGACACAGCCCGGCGGCTCTTCACCCTGATTTGTGTTTTGCATTGGGGATAG
- the hisD gene encoding histidinol dehydrogenase, whose translation MPQFLSTTDPDFETRFATILTMKREDSPDVDDIVAGIIADVRARGDLAVLELTSKFDRLDLTPETMRFSDDEIAGYCAQVSPADKAALELAAERIRAYHVRQMPENALWTDPDGATLGWRWSAVSAAGLYVPGGVASYPSSVLMNAIPAKVAGVPRLCITVPTPDGVVNPLVLMAARIAGVDEIYRIGGAQAIAALAYGTKTIPPVDKITGPGNAFVAAAKRRVFGKVGIDMIAGPSEILVIADKHNDPDWIAVDLLSQAEHDESAQAILITDDAKFAQSVTAAVEKRLETLERRKIAGKSWEDFGVVITTRDLDEAAQLSDRFAPEHLELCVEDPDALSAKVTHAGAIFLGAFTPEAIGDYVGGPNHVLPTARSARFSSGLSVLDFLKRTTLAKMSPAALAAIGPAAVRLATSESLEAHGLSVQARLDRLNEGGNE comes from the coding sequence ATGCCCCAGTTTCTGTCCACCACGGACCCCGACTTCGAGACCCGCTTTGCCACCATTTTGACGATGAAGCGCGAAGACAGCCCCGATGTGGATGACATCGTGGCCGGGATCATTGCCGACGTGCGGGCGCGAGGCGATCTGGCGGTGTTGGAACTGACGTCCAAGTTTGATCGGCTGGACCTCACGCCCGAGACGATGCGTTTTTCGGATGACGAGATCGCAGGGTATTGCGCGCAGGTCTCACCAGCCGACAAAGCCGCCTTGGAACTCGCCGCCGAGCGTATCCGCGCCTATCACGTCCGTCAAATGCCGGAAAATGCGCTCTGGACCGACCCGGACGGGGCCACTTTAGGCTGGCGCTGGTCGGCCGTATCTGCGGCGGGGCTTTATGTGCCCGGCGGCGTGGCCTCTTACCCGTCTTCGGTCTTGATGAATGCGATCCCCGCGAAAGTTGCGGGTGTGCCGCGTCTGTGCATCACCGTGCCAACCCCCGATGGCGTTGTGAACCCCTTGGTCCTGATGGCGGCGCGTATTGCGGGTGTTGACGAAATTTACCGGATCGGCGGCGCGCAAGCGATTGCAGCGCTGGCTTACGGGACCAAAACCATTCCCCCCGTCGATAAAATCACCGGGCCGGGCAATGCCTTTGTCGCGGCCGCCAAACGCCGGGTGTTCGGCAAGGTTGGCATCGACATGATCGCCGGTCCCTCTGAAATCTTGGTGATCGCAGACAAGCACAACGATCCCGACTGGATCGCGGTCGATTTGCTATCGCAAGCCGAGCATGACGAAAGCGCGCAGGCGATCCTGATCACAGATGACGCCAAATTCGCCCAATCCGTCACAGCAGCCGTTGAAAAGCGGCTTGAAACCTTGGAACGGCGTAAGATTGCGGGCAAGTCATGGGAGGATTTCGGCGTGGTGATCACCACCCGCGATTTGGATGAGGCCGCTCAACTCTCTGATCGCTTTGCCCCCGAACACCTCGAACTTTGCGTCGAAGACCCGGATGCTCTGTCCGCCAAAGTCACCCATGCCGGGGCAATTTTCCTAGGCGCTTTCACTCCAGAAGCCATTGGCGACTATGTTGGCGGGCCAAATCACGTCCTGCCCACGGCGCGTTCGGCGCGGTTTTCGTCGGGATTGTCGGTTTTGGACTTTCTCAAACGGACAACCTTGGCCAAGATGTCTCCAGCCGCTTTGGCGGCGATTGGCCCGGCGGCGGTACGATTGGCGACATCTGAAAGCCTTGAGGCGCACGGATTGTCAGTGCAAGCGCGGCTTGATCGGTTGAATGAGGGTGGCAATGAGTAA
- a CDS encoding helix-turn-helix domain-containing protein, with amino-acid sequence MAKMKNPRGRKETSEHFTKLLRNTMQTPAWRALSPKAQALYPWFKLEWHGPNMNNNGAIRFSVRQAAQALGVSSNDTAAKAIHELQAKGFLVVREMARLGTSGAARSTAFEITELSMPHSGDATGRKLYLEWSKHNDFPVYKMPANNPKGRNGKQNPILKIVTDSPNR; translated from the coding sequence ATGGCTAAGATGAAAAACCCACGGGGCCGCAAGGAAACGAGTGAGCATTTCACCAAATTACTGCGCAATACGATGCAGACGCCCGCTTGGCGGGCGCTCTCACCCAAGGCACAGGCGCTTTATCCATGGTTTAAGCTCGAATGGCATGGCCCAAATATGAACAACAACGGCGCAATTCGGTTTAGCGTGAGACAGGCCGCGCAGGCGCTGGGCGTAAGCAGCAATGACACGGCTGCGAAGGCCATCCATGAACTGCAAGCCAAAGGGTTCTTGGTGGTGCGAGAAATGGCTAGGCTCGGCACTTCGGGGGCGGCACGGTCAACGGCGTTTGAAATCACAGAGCTGTCGATGCCACACTCTGGTGATGCAACAGGGCGCAAGTTGTATTTGGAATGGTCAAAACACAACGATTTTCCCGTATATAAAATGCCCGCAAACAACCCAAAGGGCAGAAACGGGAAACAAAACCCTATCCTAAAAATCGTGACTGATAGTCCCAATAGATAG
- a CDS encoding acyl-CoA synthetase, producing MPQDFSSLEARNAIEAEMDWEARGEPVTIFERVTKTAKKFADRPAFSYQITSGPKDKAETMSWRDTQQKMVQAANMFRALGIGETDVVAYILPNANETVVTFLGGMVAGIVNPINPLLEPEQIAAILRETNAKIVVTLKAFPKTDVAQKVAEAVRHAPNVNTVLEVDLLHYLSPPKKWIVPFIRPKNPTAVAHHADLLDFSTEMAKYPSDRLMFEDSKADRVAAYFHTGGTTGMPKVAQHKYSGMIYNGWLGSRLLFTEQDNIMCPLPLFHVFACQVIVMSQITSGAHGVYPTPAGYRGEGVFDNFWKLCERWKISFIITVPTAISAMMQRKVDADISTVKIAFSGSAPLPVELYKRFEAAAGVEIIEGYGLTEATCLVAVNPIGGMKKIGSVGIPFPHTDVKILRHTPEGPVECDVDEVGEICIDSPGVFPGSTYTEKDKNHDLFHHDVYLRTGDLGRIDADGYIWITGRAKDLIIRGGHNIDPAEIEEALAGHEAVGFVGAIGQPDAHAGEIPCAYVELVDGARVTPEELMAYAKVHIHERAAIPKHIEILDELPKTAVGKVFKPDLRKRAITRIYNGALETEGLSARVIHVVDDKKRGLVAQVDPVAKSEDAAVAQILGRFTNPWEWAE from the coding sequence ATGCCGCAGGACTTTAGTTCGCTTGAGGCGCGCAATGCGATTGAGGCCGAGATGGACTGGGAGGCGCGTGGCGAGCCTGTGACCATCTTTGAGCGGGTGACGAAAACGGCCAAGAAATTCGCCGACCGTCCCGCGTTTTCCTATCAAATCACCTCCGGCCCAAAAGACAAGGCGGAGACGATGAGCTGGCGGGACACTCAGCAAAAGATGGTTCAGGCCGCAAACATGTTTCGCGCCCTTGGCATCGGCGAAACCGATGTTGTCGCTTACATTTTGCCCAACGCCAACGAAACCGTCGTGACCTTTTTGGGTGGGATGGTGGCCGGGATCGTGAACCCGATCAACCCGCTGTTGGAACCAGAACAGATCGCCGCGATTTTGCGCGAAACCAACGCCAAAATTGTGGTGACACTCAAGGCCTTTCCAAAGACCGACGTGGCCCAAAAAGTGGCCGAGGCGGTGCGCCATGCGCCCAATGTGAACACGGTGCTTGAGGTCGATCTTTTGCACTATCTTTCGCCGCCGAAAAAATGGATCGTCCCTTTTATTCGGCCCAAAAATCCAACTGCCGTGGCGCATCATGCCGATCTTTTGGATTTCTCGACAGAGATGGCAAAATACCCCTCCGATCGGTTGATGTTTGAGGACAGCAAAGCCGACCGCGTGGCGGCCTATTTCCACACTGGCGGCACCACAGGGATGCCGAAAGTCGCACAACATAAATACTCGGGCATGATCTACAACGGTTGGCTTGGCAGCCGCTTGTTGTTCACCGAACAAGACAACATCATGTGCCCCCTGCCCCTGTTTCACGTCTTCGCCTGTCAGGTGATCGTGATGTCTCAGATCACGTCGGGCGCGCATGGGGTCTATCCAACCCCTGCGGGCTATCGCGGCGAAGGCGTGTTCGACAATTTCTGGAAACTCTGCGAACGCTGGAAAATTTCGTTTATCATCACCGTGCCGACCGCGATTTCGGCGATGATGCAGCGCAAAGTCGATGCCGATATTTCCACCGTCAAAATCGCTTTTTCCGGGTCTGCACCCTTGCCGGTTGAACTGTACAAACGGTTCGAAGCGGCGGCAGGCGTTGAGATCATCGAAGGCTACGGCCTGACCGAGGCGACCTGTCTTGTGGCCGTAAACCCCATTGGCGGAATGAAGAAAATCGGCTCTGTCGGCATTCCTTTCCCGCACACCGATGTCAAAATCCTGCGCCATACGCCCGAAGGCCCGGTGGAATGCGATGTCGATGAGGTGGGCGAGATTTGTATCGACAGCCCGGGCGTATTCCCCGGCTCGACCTATACGGAAAAAGACAAAAACCACGACCTGTTCCACCATGATGTCTATCTGCGCACCGGGGATTTGGGTCGGATTGATGCCGATGGCTACATTTGGATCACCGGGCGCGCCAAGGATTTGATCATCCGTGGGGGCCATAACATTGACCCTGCTGAGATCGAAGAAGCCTTGGCAGGGCATGAGGCGGTCGGCTTTGTCGGGGCGATTGGGCAACCCGACGCACATGCGGGTGAAATCCCCTGCGCCTATGTCGAATTGGTCGATGGCGCGCGTGTGACGCCCGAGGAATTGATGGCCTATGCCAAAGTCCACATTCACGAACGCGCTGCGATCCCGAAACACATCGAGATTCTGGACGAGTTGCCGAAAACCGCTGTCGGCAAAGTGTTCAAACCGGACCTGCGCAAACGCGCGATCACCCGGATTTACAACGGCGCGCTTGAGACAGAAGGTCTCTCTGCGCGGGTGATTCATGTGGTCGACGACAAAAAGCGGGGCCTTGTGGCGCAGGTTGACCCGGTAGCCAAATCCGAAGACGCGGCTGTGGCTCAAATCCTGGGGCGCTTCACCAACCCATGGGAATGGGCTGAGTAA
- a CDS encoding COG4315 family predicted lipoprotein — translation MTMKLSAVIALAFLTATSGQAFAGAYGKSYTSTSGAAMTAVSSQVLTDKNGMTLYVFDKDAKGVSNCNGDCADNWPPFAAKADAKAKDGFSIISRKDGSLQWAKDGAPLYYWVGDSAPGDTNGDGIGGVWHLAH, via the coding sequence ATGACCATGAAACTTTCTGCCGTTATCGCACTCGCCTTTCTCACCGCCACCAGCGGCCAAGCCTTCGCCGGGGCGTACGGCAAATCCTACACCTCGACCTCTGGCGCAGCGATGACAGCCGTGTCATCTCAGGTGTTGACAGACAAAAATGGCATGACACTTTACGTCTTTGACAAAGATGCAAAGGGCGTCTCCAATTGCAACGGTGACTGCGCCGACAATTGGCCCCCGTTCGCCGCCAAAGCCGACGCCAAAGCCAAAGATGGCTTTTCCATCATCAGCCGCAAAGATGGCAGCCTTCAGTGGGCCAAAGACGGGGCTCCGCTCTATTATTGGGTTGGCGACAGCGCGCCGGGTGACACCAATGGCGACGGCATTGGTGGTGTTTGGCATCTTGCGCATTGA
- the murA gene encoding UDP-N-acetylglucosamine 1-carboxyvinyltransferase, with protein sequence MDSILVRGNGPVTGDIEIAGAKNACLTLMPATLLSEEPLTLTNAPRLSDIKTMTALLASLGAEISSLQEGKVLTMSSHADLNPVADYEIVRKMRASNLVLGPLLARLGHAVVSLPGGCAIGARPMDLHTTALEALGAEIELKDGYLHATTRGGLKGAVHKMRFPSVGATENFVMAASLAKGTSVLENAAREPEIVDLVACLKKMGAQIEGEGTDRIEIQGVDRLHGATHPVVTDRIELGTFMLAPAICGGEVTCLGGKLSLVESFVTKLNEAGIEVTETARGLTVKRTGDRVKAVNVTTEPFPGFPTDLQAQMMALLCTATGTSVLEETIFENRFMHAPELIRMGAQIEVHGGHATVHGVERLKGAQVMATDLRASVSLILAGLAAEGETVVSRVYHLDRGYEFVEKKLSGIGAHIERIKA encoded by the coding sequence ATGGATTCGATTTTGGTGCGCGGCAATGGGCCGGTGACTGGGGATATTGAGATTGCGGGGGCAAAAAACGCCTGTCTGACGCTCATGCCCGCCACACTTTTGTCTGAGGAGCCGCTGACGCTGACCAATGCGCCGCGCCTCTCGGACATCAAAACCATGACTGCGCTTTTGGCCTCTCTGGGGGCTGAAATCAGCAGCCTGCAAGAGGGTAAGGTGTTGACCATGTCCTCGCATGCAGACCTCAACCCGGTGGCGGATTACGAAATCGTACGCAAAATGCGCGCCTCCAATTTGGTGCTCGGCCCGCTCTTGGCGCGTCTGGGCCATGCGGTTGTGTCGCTGCCCGGCGGTTGCGCAATTGGTGCGCGCCCGATGGATTTGCACACCACAGCACTTGAAGCCCTTGGCGCAGAGATTGAGTTGAAAGACGGTTATCTTCACGCCACGACACGGGGCGGGCTTAAAGGTGCCGTGCATAAAATGCGTTTTCCCTCTGTGGGCGCGACCGAGAATTTCGTCATGGCCGCGAGTTTGGCCAAGGGCACATCCGTGTTGGAAAATGCCGCACGCGAACCGGAGATCGTCGATCTTGTCGCCTGTTTGAAAAAGATGGGCGCACAGATTGAGGGCGAAGGCACGGATCGGATCGAAATTCAGGGCGTAGACCGCCTACACGGCGCAACGCATCCGGTGGTGACCGACCGGATCGAATTGGGCACATTCATGCTGGCGCCTGCGATCTGTGGCGGCGAAGTGACCTGTTTGGGCGGCAAACTGTCCTTGGTCGAAAGCTTTGTCACCAAATTGAACGAGGCAGGCATCGAGGTAACGGAAACCGCGCGCGGCCTGACCGTCAAACGCACTGGCGACCGGGTCAAGGCCGTCAATGTGACGACCGAACCCTTCCCCGGCTTTCCGACCGACCTTCAGGCGCAAATGATGGCCCTGTTGTGCACCGCAACGGGCACGTCTGTGTTGGAAGAAACCATCTTTGAAAACCGCTTTATGCATGCTCCCGAATTGATCCGCATGGGCGCACAGATTGAGGTCCACGGCGGCCATGCCACGGTGCATGGCGTTGAGCGCCTCAAAGGTGCGCAAGTGATGGCCACCGACCTGCGCGCCTCTGTATCGCTGATCTTGGCGGGTCTGGCCGCCGAGGGCGAAACCGTCGTCAGCCGGGTCTATCACTTGGACCGCGGTTATGAATTCGTCGAGAAAAAACTATCCGGCATTGGCGCTCATATCGAGCGGATCAAAGCATAA
- a CDS encoding tyrosine-type recombinase/integrase yields the protein MRALNRLSAKSLNSFAAGKYADGGGLWFVKRDGGGAQWVLRVTVHGRRREMGLGGFPDTSLAQARKLAQSARVQSKDGTDPIKAREKSKRTAQRNLNILSDIAVDAYESRKAELKDDGNAGRWFSPLELHVLPKLGKVPVAELDQIDIRDTLSPIWHEKAHTAKKALNRLSICLRHAAALGLDVDLQATEKARALLGNQRHETQHIPAMPWKDVPHFYASLSDGTVTHLALRLLILTGLRSKPIRFAHVDQIVGDVWTVPAALLKGRKGATQDFRVPLSREAISVIKESKRHAREGFLFPNVRKGVLSDATMSRYMERCQMMYRPHGFRSSFRDWIAETTQTPNDIAEIAIGHVGGGTVERSYKRTDFLEQRRELHEQWAQHVSVATEQIMRST from the coding sequence ATGCGGGCTTTAAATCGACTTTCGGCTAAATCTCTAAACTCGTTTGCGGCAGGTAAATACGCCGATGGCGGTGGCCTATGGTTTGTAAAACGTGATGGTGGCGGAGCCCAATGGGTTTTGCGCGTCACAGTCCACGGTAGACGCCGCGAGATGGGCCTTGGCGGCTTCCCTGACACATCCCTAGCTCAAGCCCGCAAACTGGCTCAGAGCGCCCGCGTACAGTCCAAAGATGGCACAGACCCCATCAAGGCGCGTGAGAAATCCAAACGGACCGCCCAGCGCAACCTAAACATTCTCAGTGATATTGCCGTTGATGCCTATGAGAGTCGCAAAGCCGAACTGAAAGACGATGGCAATGCAGGCAGGTGGTTTAGCCCGCTCGAATTACACGTCCTACCAAAGCTCGGCAAAGTCCCTGTGGCGGAATTGGATCAAATCGACATTCGCGACACCCTTAGCCCGATCTGGCATGAAAAGGCACACACCGCGAAAAAGGCGCTCAACCGTCTCAGCATTTGCCTAAGACACGCGGCGGCACTTGGCCTTGATGTGGACTTGCAAGCAACGGAAAAAGCCCGTGCCCTTTTGGGCAATCAGCGCCACGAAACGCAACACATTCCCGCAATGCCGTGGAAAGATGTGCCCCATTTTTACGCATCTCTCAGCGATGGCACCGTCACGCATCTAGCACTACGCTTGCTTATCCTGACTGGCCTGCGCTCAAAGCCGATCCGCTTTGCCCATGTCGATCAAATTGTCGGTGATGTCTGGACCGTGCCTGCTGCGCTTTTAAAGGGCCGTAAGGGCGCAACACAGGACTTTCGCGTGCCCCTATCCCGCGAGGCCATTTCCGTTATCAAGGAAAGCAAGCGCCATGCCCGTGAAGGCTTTCTATTTCCAAATGTGCGCAAGGGTGTTTTGTCAGACGCAACCATGAGCCGCTACATGGAGCGATGCCAAATGATGTATCGTCCGCATGGGTTTAGATCGTCATTTCGTGACTGGATCGCAGAGACCACACAAACACCAAACGACATTGCGGAAATTGCCATTGGTCATGTAGGCGGCGGAACAGTTGAGCGCTCTTACAAGCGCACCGATTTTTTAGAACAACGGCGTGAATTGCATGAGCAATGGGCGCAACACGTTTCCGTCGCAACGGAACAAATTATGAGGAGCACCTAA
- a CDS encoding helix-turn-helix transcriptional regulator, translating to MTITDPLLKAREAAAHLGISEPTFWRHVGKGTLPKPVKLGANSRWPRSEILGFIEAAKAKRIDT from the coding sequence ATGACTATCACCGACCCCCTATTAAAAGCCCGAGAAGCCGCTGCGCATCTCGGCATATCCGAACCGACCTTTTGGCGACATGTCGGGAAAGGCACTTTGCCCAAACCGGTTAAGCTCGGCGCAAATTCACGCTGGCCGCGCTCTGAAATCCTCGGATTTATTGAGGCTGCCAAAGCCAAACGCATCGACACATAG
- a CDS encoding DUF2948 family protein gives MVEDARFEDGGEEPIYLKALDAEDLTVISALAQDAIVPMGEISYDATQRRFAMLINRFRWEDVETAAKRGRPVERVQAVLVFDDVMAARSSGISAADKDMVLSLLHIAFVPGLDGTGCIEVTLAGDGQIALDIETIDVTLKDVTRPYIAPSHKVPAHDK, from the coding sequence ATGGTCGAAGACGCACGGTTTGAAGACGGCGGCGAAGAGCCGATTTATCTCAAGGCCTTAGATGCAGAAGATCTGACCGTGATTTCGGCGCTGGCGCAGGATGCCATCGTGCCGATGGGGGAGATTTCCTATGACGCCACTCAGCGCCGCTTTGCCATGTTGATCAACCGCTTTCGCTGGGAAGACGTCGAAACGGCGGCCAAACGTGGGCGTCCGGTCGAGCGTGTCCAAGCGGTTTTGGTGTTTGACGATGTCATGGCGGCGCGTTCCTCGGGTATTTCTGCGGCAGACAAAGACATGGTGCTGTCCCTCTTGCATATTGCCTTTGTCCCCGGCCTGGACGGCACGGGTTGCATTGAGGTCACACTCGCCGGCGACGGCCAAATCGCGCTGGACATCGAAACGATTGACGTGACACTCAAAGATGTCACGCGTCCCTATATCGCGCCCTCACATAAGGTTCCGGCCCACGACAAATGA
- a CDS encoding anti-sigma factor family protein, with protein sequence MTDISLKLSAYLDGELGPTEHADIETLLENDPDVQRAFEALMDAEAQAMSDFDAQLTLPVPLELIRQIKDTPLAPKPIAKRPMVRPIWGLLAASLVMLVLGGTGGFLLGMRSPEPTTGWLGEIADYHAIYSEQERHLVEVNASEPEHITAWLGKTLGMPVSIPDLSAFDLTFVGGRLLVARAQPVAQLMYRLPDGTVVALCFKRGGEATGDARSFETQSINGFDLVSWSTHGGDYVVIGPNGLPNLAEIATQASTSL encoded by the coding sequence ATGACAGATATTTCATTGAAATTAAGCGCCTATTTGGACGGTGAGCTGGGCCCAACGGAACATGCGGACATCGAAACACTGTTGGAGAACGACCCTGACGTCCAACGCGCCTTTGAGGCACTCATGGACGCTGAAGCACAGGCCATGTCGGATTTTGACGCACAGCTCACCCTGCCCGTGCCCCTTGAGCTTATACGCCAGATCAAAGACACCCCGCTCGCCCCAAAACCTATAGCAAAACGGCCTATGGTGCGGCCGATCTGGGGGCTCTTGGCCGCCAGCCTTGTGATGTTGGTGCTGGGCGGCACAGGTGGGTTCTTGTTGGGCATGCGCTCCCCTGAGCCGACCACAGGGTGGCTGGGAGAAATTGCCGACTATCATGCCATCTATTCAGAACAAGAGCGGCATTTGGTTGAAGTCAACGCCAGCGAACCAGAGCACATCACCGCATGGCTCGGCAAAACGCTTGGCATGCCTGTCTCGATTCCCGATTTGTCGGCGTTTGATCTGACATTCGTGGGTGGACGCTTATTGGTGGCGCGCGCGCAACCGGTTGCCCAATTGATGTACCGCCTGCCGGACGGAACCGTGGTCGCGCTGTGTTTCAAACGAGGCGGCGAGGCGACGGGCGATGCACGATCGTTTGAGACCCAGTCGATCAACGGCTTTGATCTTGTGTCCTGGAGCACGCATGGTGGGGATTACGTTGTGATTGGTCCGAATGGCCTGCCCAATCTGGCAGAAATCGCCACACAAGCCTCAACAAGCCTCTAA